In Candidatus Omnitrophota bacterium, the genomic stretch TGATCTGGCGAAAAGGGTCGACATTCAGCCGTCGACCCTTGAGCGCTGGTTCAAGACAAACCGCATAAACAGGATTTATGCCGAGACGGTAAGGGTGAGGCTGGGGATCAAGTAATTTTTTGTCGCTATTATCCCAATTGGTTACTCAGTTTGCTAAGCAAAAGAGAGGAGACGAAAATGGTAAAAATTATGAAGAGCCTGCCGTTCTGGTTCTTCGCCGCTTTCCTGTTTTTTACAGTGATCGCGACAGTTGTCGC encodes the following:
- a CDS encoding helix-turn-helix domain-containing protein, whose translation is MVDKELIEKIRRLKEDRGYTLYDLAKRVDIQPSTLERWFKTNRINRIYAETVRVRLGIK